A region of the Callithrix jacchus isolate 240 chromosome 5, calJac240_pri, whole genome shotgun sequence genome:
CATGGCTGTAGACAGTAAATGTATCCACTTGAATAACCACAATCACAATCAAGATATAAAGCATTTCTATTACCCAAAAAAGTTCTTATGTGCCTCTCCAAGCCCTGGACCCAGAAAAACACTAATTTGATTTCCAGCATTACAGATTACATTCACCTCTTCTAGAACTTCATATACATGGAATCACAGAATGTATGCCTatgtctggcttccttcattcAGCATGTTTTAGAAATGCATCCATGTTTTGTATGTATCaatcattccttcttttttattgctaaatattattccatgttttttgttttttgttttttgagaccgagtctcgctctgttgcccaggttggagtccaatggcaagatctcaggtcactgcacctccaccccctggattcaagtaattctcctgcctcagactcccaattagctgagattacaggtctgccaccactcccagctaatttttgtatttttagtagagatcaggtttcaccatgttggtcaggctggtctcaaactattgacctccggtgatccgcctgcctcggccacccaaagtgctgggattaaaggtgtgagccaccatgcctggccagtatcatcttgtttatccattcacctgttaatGGACATCTaggctgtttccagtttggattcattatgaataaagctgtaaTGAGCATTAGAGTATATATCCTTTTTTTAGACataacttttcatttctcttgggtagatacgtaggagtggaattgttggatcacATGTTAAGTTTGTGTTTAACTTCATAAGAAACCGAGGAGCTGTTTTTCAAAGCATTTGCATCGTGGTACATTCCCACTTACTTGCTCGGTACTTTCAGGAGTCAGATTTGTGTTCTCTGGGGTAAGACAATGTATTAGTCACAGTTCTCCagaaggacagaactaatggaatagatatatataaaggggagtttattaagtctgatgtttgagggcaggaagcatccagcatgggaggaTGATGTAggttgggaggctaggccagttgcttctttcacattcttctgcctgcttatattctagctgtgctggcagctgattagatggtgcccagccagattaagggtgggtctgcctttcccagccccctGACTCGCGtgttaatttcctttggcaacaccttcacagacacacccagaattgTATCCTTCAATTAAGTTGACACTAAGTATTAACCATTACAGATTATATCTTCATTGGGCTCAAAGTAGCTCCAATACATTGTGGTGAGTGTGAAAAGACATTATCCCCATAAATGTCGTTTTAGTTGGAAGAAAGTAAGCTCCATCTATAGGTGACCTTGCCTTCTGCCCTTAGTACTTTGCAGGGCCTGTGCCAAGCATAGCCCTTTGGGTCTAGAATTGCTTTCAGGGAGGGAGCTTTGATGGTCTGAGGGTCTGATCTTGAGCTGACCTGATTGCACTACTGACCTGCTGAGTCCCCCTTGACAGACTCTGGAAGGGAAGGCACTTCTGAGTATTCTCAATCCTGACAAAGTCCAGGATCTTGAGGCTGGGGTGATGGAATGAGAGTCGGGCCCCCAGACCACAGGCAGTGATAATGACAACCTGACTTACACATCTTGACAAGTACAAAAACACAGCCTATTCGGAGCTGCAGGGCGAAGGGGTGGAGGCAAAGCAGTGGAGGGGAGGGACTCTGAAACAGGCCTCTCGATGACTCAAATCCTTCCGTTGCCCCAGCCCCAATCCCAAAGCAGGTTTATCTCACCTGTCAGTTCACTTAAGAAAGGGAAGGGCTctcaaggaaaggaagagagggactCCCGAGCCCCTTGGTCACTACGAAGAGGCCATAGCAGGGCCCAGCCACCTTCAAGTACGGTCATTGTCTTTCCAGAGCAAGGCTGCTACATGTGCAACCAAAAAATAGGTGAAAAGGCAGGGGGTCCACTTGGAGGAAATGACCCTTCTGCCCAAGGATGGTAAAGAAGGGATGAGGCTTGGCAGAGAGGGATGAAGGAAAGCCCAAAGGTGCAATGGTTTGGAAGGGTGCAGGGACAAGGTGGCAAGCAAGACTGGAGGCTTCCCTCTTCCTCAGGAGCAGCTGCTCAGGAGCAACTCATGGGGACAAAGTCTTGGGAGGAACCCAGTGCGTCCAACCCCCAATGTCAGCATGAAGGGCCAATGCCAGAAGCAGATCTGTGACagtgaggatgacattctccctgctccctccttgGCACAATaataaagactacatttcccagcatccCTTGCGAATAGGTGCGGCCGTGGGCCGCATCCTGGCCAATGATATGTGAACATATCTGTCAAGTGGCCACTCCCCGACCCTTCaatgggagggagaggagggaagtgtCTGGGTGTCCGAGAACTCCGTAaagcagaattcttttttttttttttttttcttttgagacagagtctcactctgttgcccaggctggagttcagtgtcgcaacctcggctcattgcaacctccgcctcctgagttcaagcgattcttctgccccagcctcccgagtagctgggattacaggcacacaccaccacacccggctaatttttgtatttttagtagaaatggggtttcactacgttggccaggctggtctcgaattcctgacctcgtgatccacccttctcaacctcccaaagtgctgggattacaggcgtgaaccaacaTGTCTGACTCTTCCCTTTCACACACCAGaaattgctctgtcgcccaggctagagtgcagtgttgtgatcttggctcactgcaacttctgcccccgggttcaagcaattctcctgcctcagactccctagtagctggtagtacaggtgtgcactaccatgcccggctaatttttgtatttttagtagagacagtttcaccatattggccaggctggtcttgattgtGTCACTGGGATTAATTTACTGGGTAGAAACACATACGTGCACCCGGGTGTGTCCAACGTGAGCAATGGCCCACAATCCGACGGCCAGGGAGAGGTGTCTGGAACAGAGACCAGAACGGGCCAGGATCGGCCTCTCAGGTTGGCCCCTGTCTTCGAGCATGGCCAAGAATGGGGCTGCCAGCTCCCAGATCTGGGCAGCATCAGCAACACCTCCTCTCAGGCTGGATGGCGCTAGCAGGGAAGGAGGATGGGGCTTGAGATTGTCGAGTCTCTGAGTCTGGCCCTGTGGCATCACAGGCTGAGGACAGCACTGGGTGACCGTGGGCTTTCCATTCCCGCCCCACCCTGGCCCACCGCCTGGGCAGCTTTCCACGCACGCAGGCAAATGGGGTCTGATGGGCTTTTTCCAGGCGGGGTTGATGGCCTGGCCCAGCAGGAGCCACGGGGACAGGACGGGGCGGGGACCATTCCTGGACAGTCAGGGGAGATGAAGTATGACCCTGAGCCCCTGtggctggggcagggggtgggtagCAGCTTtgctgggggcagagggaggTCGGGAGGGGGAGATCAGCAGCGCCCCCAACCCACATCCTGTTTTCAGAATATGGGGCCCAGCATGTGCTTTTTCCCTTGGACGTTCTCCAGGGCAGCATCCCCCACCCAGGCCCACTCCCAAGGGAAGCCTGCATGAGGGTGGGAGGGTTCCCCAGCACATGCAAGCAGGGGCTCACCTAGAGTTTTTCCAGTGGGAGCTGGGCCCCTGAGCTGGAAGGGGTGGTGGGTGGAAGGCACATGCCCTCCCCTTCCTGAAAGCGGGCCTGGGGGTTTCTGTCAGCAGATGGAAAACCACAAAGGCCCCCATGGCTGACAGGAGAGGAACTGTGGCCGAGGAGGTAAGTCCCACTACCCTTCCTCCTCAAGGGACAGGTATGACCTCCCTCCAGTGCCTGCACCCACCAGTCCACACAAGCCTGGCACAGAGGCAGCCCCTGCCGGGCATTGTCAGGCCCTGGACACCACCTGCGAAGCCCAGCCAGGCTGGACAGTTCCACGAAAGGCTCAAGAGCTTGGGCTCCAGAACCAGCAGGGCCCACTTAGGCCTGGACCTGCTATTTACCGGCTTTGTAACAGCAGGCATGTGGCTTAGaccctctgagtctcagtttccacatGAATAAATAGTGCCCTCCCGCCACTGTTCACAGAGAAATGAATGAGCTCTTTGGTATTAAGGAGCTAACGGGGCTCCACACCAGGCCTGACCCAGCAGGTGGGGTATGCTATGCATTCAGGCGGACCCCTAGGAAGGCAGAGCAGACAACCAAACATCTCAGCCTGGAGTGTCCCCTCCCTGACCACTCAGATCACCATCGGTCACCCTTACTCCCTTCTCTATAAAACAGCTTCCCCTGCCACCCAGGGCAGTAGGAAGGAACTCTCAATTCAGAGCATTCTGCGGGGGAAGAAGTCCTCTCTCTATtctttacattataaaataacatgttaggatgggcatggtggctcatgcctgtattcccagcactttgggaggcagaggcaggagaatcacttgaacccgggagacagaggctgcattcagccaagatagcgccactgcactgcagcctgggcaacagaatgagactccatctcaaaaataaataaataaataaataacatgcttATTATAGTGAAGCTGGAAATTACAGAAAAGTGGGAAGGAAaccaaagattttatttaactaCTAAAGCCAGCCACTTGGGATATTTTAATGGTTTTCCATATGGGATATTTTTTTCCAGGCCCAAGTGTTTTTCGGTTCTCTGTCACATGGTTGGGAACTCAATATTAAGAACTAGAGAATCCCAgctggtcaggaggctgaggtgtgaggatcacttgaagccaggagttcaagatcaacctggacTAAtagagagaccccgtctcaaaaaaagatgtaGAGCTGGAAGGAAACTTGGGGGTTAGCAAGCCTGGCCACCTTGGTTGATGACGCAGGAAAACCAGGCTCAGTCCAGACAAACGGTTTTTCCCAGGTGAGTGGTGGCAGAGCTGGACCCAGAAGCTGTTGGATGTTTGCTGCCCCTTGAACTCCAGCAGCCAAACATCTTCACAGGCATGATTAGTGCATAGTGGGTCTAGGTTCTAGGCTGAGAGGCTGTCTGGGAAGGGCTTCCTGGAACCCCCCAACTCCCTTGATAAAAGATGTGGCTCTGGTTAACCCCCTCCCCCATTTCCAGATGGAGACTTAGctatgaggtggggaggtggggggccAGAAAGTGAAGGCCGCACAGCCCAACAACGGGCGTGGCCCGTGCTGTTCCCAAGGGCGGAGCCAGCAAGCAGGGTCACCCTGTTCCTTTAAGAGAAGGGGGAGCGCTAGCCCCTCTCAGCCATCCTGTCCGGTCCTCCATCCCGGCCAAATccgaaaaggaaaatgaaagagggAGCAAGAGGCGCCGGTCCCAGCCACCTCCCAAGGTCCCTGGCTCAGCTCTGACACCCCAGCCCCGGCCCCAGGGTGAGTGGGGTTGGGTGATGGTCTAGGAACACCAGGGGTGTGTGGGGACCTGTGTGAGTATGGGGTGGGGGAGGCTCTCAGGAGATGTGGAGGCTAGAGGcacaggaggtgggggaggagagggaagaggctgGGCCCGCATTCCTACCACGCTGGAGTAAGAGAGCAGGAAAACCTCCGACAAAGGACCCTGGGACAGTTATGAAAGCGGGGTTGCCTCTATGCCAGCCCCCCCTCCTTGAGAGGAGTTCACTACAGTCTAAATGGTGAGAGAAATAGTGGGCCGAGAAAGAAATGGTCTGGCTGCCTCTGCCACTCTCTCCTCTCCCAGGGGCACCAAATTGGGTCTGGAGGCCGGGGTTCGAGGCTCCACTCTTCCCACAGCATCCTTGACAGCTAAGGGCACCGCTGGGTTTCTGCTTCCACCAGGCAAGTCAGGGGCTGGCCCAGCTGATCTCCAAGGTCCTTCCTAAGAATCTGGGATCTTCAAGATCCCAGGGTCGAACCGCGACGGCCCACGGGGGTGCGGCTAAAACACAAATGGGGGCTCCTCCCCAGCACGCATTGGCTCCAAAGAGAAGGGAACCCATACTTGAGCGTCACCTGCTCCTCTCGGGCCTTCCCGTGGCCCTCCCTTCCACACTGGTCTTCTCGCTAAACGCGGGCCTCTCCCACACCATGACTCACCCTAAAGTCAGAGAAGGCCCAAGGGCCCCTACCCCGACGGTCGTGGAAGGGGTGGGGGTCTCTGACCTGCCCCAGACCCTGACTCCCCGCCCCGCGTCCCCAGCGCCATGGGGGAGTGGGCGTTCCTGGGCTCCCTGTTGGACGCCGTGCAGCTGCAGTCGCCGCTCGTGGGCCGCCTCTGGCTGGTGGTTATGCTGATCTTCCGCATCCTGGTGCTGGCCACGGTGGGCGGCGCCGTGTTCGAGGACGAGCAAGAGGAGTTCGTGTGCAACACGCTGCAGCCGGGCTGTCGCCAGACCTGCTACGACCGCGCCTTCCCGGTCTCCCACTACCGCTTCTGGCTCTTCCACATCCTGCTGCTCTCGGCGCCCCCGGTGCTGTTCGTCGTCTACTCCATGCACCGCGCAGGCAAGGAGGCGGACGGCGCGGAGGTAGCGGCGCCGTGCGCCCTCAAGCGGCCCGAGGCCCAGTGCGCGCCGTGCGCCCTGCGCGCCCGCCGCGCGCGCCGCTGCTACCTGCTGAGCGTGGCGCTGCGCCTGCTGGCGGAGCTGACCTTCCTGGGCAGCCAGGCGCTGCTCTACGGCTTCCGCGTGGCCCCGCACTTCGCGTGCGCCGCCCCGCCCTGCCGGCACACGGTCGACTGCTTCGTGAGCCGGCCCACCGAGAAGACCGTCTTCGTGCTCTTCTACTTCGCGGTAGGGCTGCTGTCGGCGCTGCTCAGCGTGGCAGAGCTGGGCCACCTGCTCTGGAAGGGCCGCCCGCAGGCCGAGGAACGCCACAACCGCTGCAACCGTGCGCATGAGGAGGCGCAGAAGCtgctcccgccgccgccgccggccctGCCCTCCCGGAGCCCCGACCCCGAGCCCTGCGCCCAGCCCGCCTATGCGCACCGGTCGCCCGCCAGCCACCGCGACAGCGGCAGCGGCCGCGGCAAGGCGTCACCGGCCACCGGCCGCGGGGACCTGGCCATCTAGAGGCGGGCCTTGCCTCGCGCGGGCTGGACGGCAAGGGCCGGACCCCGCCACCTAAGCCAGCACCGCAGAAGCCAGAAGCCGCTTCCTCCAGAGCTGTCGCCGGACCTGCCCCGGCAGGAAACGAGCCTTAGGGACGGCCCGCAGGCCGCAGCGCTCTTGCCTCGTACTGCCTCCCAGCGGCTGCCTGCGGCACCTGGGACCGGCGGAGCTGTGGGTGGAGGATGAACTCAGGCAGGTCCAGGTGGAAAGGAAGGAGGCCAGTTTCCCGAGAGTGGACCCGAGGCGGAAAGCAGAGCGGAAGGTGGAGGGTGATGGTTTTACTAGGGACGAAAACAACTGATGCCCGCCTTCTCAGGCACTCTCCGTGTTCAGAGAGAGTGCCCCTCCCCGTGTGGGCCTTCTGTgagtgtgcacacacagacacatacgcACTGTGAGCTGTGTGCCCTCGCACATGTACACCGTGTGAGCGCCGTGCATGTGCGCACATGTGTACAGCCTGCGTGAGGCCCACTCGTGCGCACAGACCCACGTAACCCCCCGGtgagctgtgtgtgtgcacatgcacacagacacatgtgtGCCCTGTGAGAGCTGAGTACACACATCCTTGTGAGCTTTGTGTGAGTCCATTGTTTACACACACACCGTCCATCCTGCACGACTTCGTGTGCACACCTAGACACATAAACATCCTTGTTCGCTAGTGCGCATGTGGGCATCCTGCGTGACctcctgcgtgtgtgtgtgtgtgtgtgtgtgtgtgaaagagagagagagatctctgATATGCCCTGCGGAGGTGGCCAGGATCCGATGCCAGCAGCAGCCACAATGGCTGCCCCCCACCACCCTAAACCAGCTGATCTGCCAGGGCATTGCAGGAGGTCTGTCTCCCCTCCCGAGAGACCTGTCCAGGGAGACAAGAGGAGGAAAGGGGTCTCTTCCCCGGGCAGGCCTCAGTCCTCAGGGGCCTATGAACAGATCCTCCCTGTCCGCCTTGTGTTGAGGTGGGGGCTGGGCCCTTTCATGGAGGTGGcggtggaggtggggtgggggcaggaggcaggCCGAAGGACAACACAGACTTGTGTTATGCCTCCCTCCTCCATCTTTATCCTCCCCACCACTGCTGCTCCCCAGGCTATGAACGGGAAAGTCCCTTCTGTCCTCAGGAGAAAGTTCCCAAAACACACCGCGCTGGGGCCCTGACTTCCCTTCCAACCAcccactttttcctcctttcaGGCATTGGAAGAGCTGCTGCCTATGTAGGCATCCCCGTCCTGTGTCTCCACTCCTGTCTGCCCTCCCCCTTCACCACCCAGTGGGCTGTTATCCATAAGATCGCCCAGGACCTAAGTGACAAATCCAGGGGCCTTCATCGGACTGCACCTTAGAGGCCTCACGGTGTCCTGCCGATCAGGCTGTGCGTTTGCCCGCCAtcaccccaccctgcccttcTGAGTTCCTGACATCCCCCTTCTTTCCTTATTTAGCTCTCCTTGTGCGCCCCACACAGTAGTGAGGGGTCTTTCTGAAACCGCCTCCCCCCACTTAAACCCTGGGGGTGTGCCCCTGCCCTCAGGGTGAGTCCATCGCCTTCAGGAGGCTTCCTTCTGAAGCCCTTGACAGTCAGGCTTCCAGCCCCACAGCACCGGCTTCCCAGTGTGTTCAGAACCACAGGGAATTTTCTGTTCCTAACAAGCACCAGGCCCACTTTTGCTGCCAAGTGTTTGAACGGGCTGTTCCTTTGCCCAGAGCAGCTGCTGCTTCCTGCAGTCTCCTCCCCTAGCTAATGCCCACCCACCTTTTGTTGTCATTTGGGAAGAATACAGACACCTTCAAGGAGAGGGTTTCCCTGGTAGCCCCCACCCTAAGACACAGCTGGATGCCCATGGCTTCCCTTGGGGGAGCACTTCTCCTGCAGGATGGCATTGCTCCCTCCCCTTCCATGGCTTAGTAAACATGTGTTGCATGAGAAACCGAAGGGTCCCCAGGCctacacactgccatgcccaaaCACTATACATGCTACGGGGGCACCGTCTCTCTGATGAGGTTCTGTGTCCATAGTCCAGACCCCTCCACACAAACTCAGACGGGGCTGTCCCGCTCTTTCCCAGAtgtatattcattcaacaaatatttgtcaagtaCCTGTGTGTCAGGTAATGTTCAACATCAGTGTCATCCTATGGAAATAGCACGTGAGCCATGTATGGAGCTTCAAGTTTTTCATtagccacattaaaaagtaaaaggaaacacgtgaaattaattttagttatCTGTTTTCTTTAACCCAGTAtatccaaaacattttcatcttaacacctcattgaaattaaaaagtattaggctgggcgtggtggtgcatgcctgtaatcccagctacttgggaggctgaggcaggagaatcgcttgaacccaggagtcggaggttgtagtgaaccaaggtcaagctattgcactccagcctgggcaacaagagcaaaactccgtctcaaaaaaaagtattaaggagatagtttacattctttttctcatACTAAGTCTTACAAAACTGCACCCACCTAACCAATTCTTTCCTCTAGAGATTTAGCTGAGAGGGggccaggtagggtggctcacacctataatcccagccctttgggaggccacgtgggcagatcgcttgaggtcaggagttcaagaccagcctagccaacatggtgaaaccccgtctctactaaaaatacaaaaattcgggcacagtggctcaagcctgtaatcccagcactttgggagtccaaggcgggtgaatcacaaggtcaagagatcgagaccatcctggtcaacatggtgaaaccccgtctctagtaaaaaatacaaaaaattagctgggcatggtggcgcgtgcctgtagtcccagctactcgggaggctgaggcaggagaattgcctgaacccaggaggcggaggttgcgggagccaagatcgtgccattgcactccagcctgggtaacaagagcgaaactccgtctcaaaaaaaaaaattagctgagtattgaggtgctcacctgtagtcccagctactcgggaggctgaggcaggagagtcacttgaactaggaaggctaaggttgcagtgacctgagatcctgccacttgtactccagcctgggcaagagagcaagactccgtcccaaaataaataaaattacttaaaataaataaaatttaatttaatttaaaagagatTTAGCTacctgggtgccatggctcacgccggtaatccaagcactttgtgaggccgaggtgggtggatcatgaggtcaggagttcgagaccagccatgtggagaaaccccatctctactatacaaaaaattagccaggcatggtagctcgtgcctgtaactccagctacttgggagactgaggcaggaaaatcgcttgaacctgggaggcagaggttgtagtgagctgagatgatgccatttgcactccagtctgggtgacagggcaagactccatctcaaaaaaaaaaaaaaaaaatttagctgagagGGACAACCTCTTCCAGGAAGGCTTCTGAGCCCTGCCCCAGGCCTGGTTCACTGCCTCTGCCCTGCACTCCCGTAGGCCTGTCAAGCCTGTTGCAGCCCTGCGCAGGTGCCATCCCAATCACTTTCCAGCTCAGTCTCCTGTGAAGGATGGGCCCTGGCTCAGTGCAAAGCAGGTCAGCCTTAGAGGACCACACTCCACAGCAGTGGATCTCAATTGGGGGTGATTTtgccccccaggggacatttggcaatgtttaGAGTCACATTTGGGTGTTACAACTGGGGTGGGGCAGAAGCACCACTAGGATTTCATGGCAGAAGGCGGGAGATGTTCCTGAGCGTCCCACAGTGCACAGGCCATCCCCCACAACCTAGTCAGATCTTCACTTTGGTGCCGAAGCTGAGCAACTCAGCAACAGTGAACTGTCGACCACTGAGGACAATCTCAAGCCCAGAGGTTCCCAACAGCAAAGGTGCTCCCGGAAGGGGCAGTTTGTAAATGTGGGGGCCACTGCTTTGTTTTCACAATCATGGGGGACCCTGCTGGCATTTAGTGGGCAAGGGCTACAGATGTCAAGATatcctctcaaaataaaaacctgacaggcacaactttatttttattttcatttgacacagggtctccctctgttacccagactggagttcagtggcatgatcatggctcactgcagcctcaacctccagggctccaACAACTCTCCCATCCCagccccaccaagtagctgggactacagtcacatgccaccaggctaggctagttttttattttatttttttgtagagacaaggtttcaccgtgttgcccaggcttgtcttgagctcctagactcaagtgatacaccagcctctgcctgaaagtgctgggattacaggtgtgagccactgcacctggccttaggcACAACTTTAGAATGTCCCACTGGGACATTGGCATAAGCGAGAAACCAGGGCCCACAACCTGTTTTACAGGTAAAACATTAAGGGTTTTGTTTGGGCCTTTTTTGCATAGTTTTATTATAGACCAAACATGccgattttttttctctttaattttcctGGGCTATTTGTACAGAATGGCTTCCAACCTTCTTCTGTTAAATccaaatgtattcatttaaaatagaggCATTAATGTACTGAAACACACAGCATTGCCCCTCAATTTAGCCTTTATAATACGGTTGTGACAAAATACTGATTTGTGTAATCACGTGTACAGGTACAGTATGTCAAATTTCATTGCGGACTCGTAAAGATGTTAGAAAATACTTACAGGAGGAAAAGCGCCTCCGTCCCTATGGTTGCCTCCGGCCTGGGGCAGCCTGAGTCAAGCAAGGTGCTGCCCGCCATCTGGTGGCTAAAGTAGAGATGGCAGGCGGCCCCTAGCAAAATTAGCCTTACACCCTCCGGAGGCAGAGGGCTGGGCCCCTAAACTTCCATCCCAATCCTctgtttttgttaggtttctttcttgtttgtttgtttgtttgtttgttttgaggctgagtcccaggctggagtgcagtggcacgatctcggctctctgca
Encoded here:
- the GJD3 gene encoding gap junction delta-3 protein; its protein translation is MGEWAFLGSLLDAVQLQSPLVGRLWLVVMLIFRILVLATVGGAVFEDEQEEFVCNTLQPGCRQTCYDRAFPVSHYRFWLFHILLLSAPPVLFVVYSMHRAGKEADGAEVAAPCALKRPEAQCAPCALRARRARRCYLLSVALRLLAELTFLGSQALLYGFRVAPHFACAAPPCRHTVDCFVSRPTEKTVFVLFYFAVGLLSALLSVAELGHLLWKGRPQAEERHNRCNRAHEEAQKLLPPPPPALPSRSPDPEPCAQPAYAHRSPASHRDSGSGRGKASPATGRGDLAI